Proteins from a single region of Sphingomonas morindae:
- a CDS encoding HAD family hydrolase codes for MARPLLISDCDEVLLHMVAHFRDWLDEAHGIDFLIHEENWGEALIRRDTGQPVEPAEVWPYLDAFFDTEMPRQQPTPGAIDALARIGAVADIVILTNLPDHRQTPRLDQLAGHGIRHRVVCNQGGKGPALRRLLDEIRPSVAVFVDDLAVQHASVADTTPEVWRLHMIAEPLVATHRPPAPAAHVRIDDWAAGADWVLDRFAEGRPAPVLTGSAARA; via the coding sequence ATGGCACGTCCCCTGCTCATCTCCGATTGCGACGAGGTGCTGCTCCACATGGTCGCCCATTTCCGCGACTGGCTGGACGAGGCGCACGGCATCGACTTTCTGATCCACGAGGAGAATTGGGGCGAGGCGCTGATCCGGCGCGACACCGGCCAGCCGGTCGAGCCGGCCGAGGTCTGGCCCTATCTCGACGCCTTTTTCGATACCGAGATGCCGCGCCAGCAGCCCACCCCCGGCGCGATCGATGCGCTGGCGCGGATTGGCGCGGTGGCGGACATCGTGATCCTCACCAACCTGCCCGATCATCGCCAGACGCCCCGGCTGGACCAGCTCGCCGGCCATGGGATCCGCCATCGCGTGGTGTGCAACCAGGGGGGCAAGGGCCCGGCGCTGCGGCGGCTGCTCGACGAGATCCGGCCCAGCGTGGCGGTGTTCGTGGACGATCTCGCGGTCCAGCACGCCTCGGTGGCGGACACCACGCCCGAAGTGTGGCGGCTCCACATGATCGCCGAGCCGCTGGTCGCCACGCACCGGCCGCCCGCCCCCGCCGCGCATGTTCGGATCGACGACTGGGCCGCCGGCGCGGACTGGGTGCTCGACCGCTTCGCCGAGGGACGGCCCGCCCCGGTCTTGACCGGCAGCGCCGCCCGCGCCTAG
- a CDS encoding response regulator, with protein MTGKVLVVEDNELNLKLFCDLLEAHGYATLAVRDGRDALDQARAFAPDMIVMDIQLPHVSGLELIAAMQGDDALRDVPIMAVTAYATPADEERVRAAGATSYVSKPISVMRFIEAIEALGRSDGA; from the coding sequence TTGACGGGCAAAGTGCTCGTTGTCGAGGACAACGAACTCAATCTGAAGCTGTTCTGCGACCTGCTCGAGGCGCATGGCTATGCCACGCTCGCGGTGCGGGACGGCCGCGACGCGCTGGACCAGGCGCGCGCCTTCGCGCCCGACATGATCGTGATGGATATTCAGCTCCCGCATGTCAGCGGTTTGGAGCTGATCGCGGCGATGCAGGGCGATGACGCGCTGCGCGATGTCCCGATCATGGCGGTGACCGCCTATGCCACGCCGGCCGACGAGGAGCGGGTCCGCGCGGCGGGCGCGACCTCCTATGTGTCCAAGCCGATCTCGGTGATGCGCTTCATCGAGGCGATCGAGGCGCTCGGCCGTTCCGACGGCGCCTGA
- a CDS encoding glycerophosphodiester phosphodiesterase family protein produces the protein MRSSRSRADGLIARDVAHRGLHGGGVPENSLAAAEAAIAGGFAIECDVRLGGDATVLVFHDADTGRLCGRPGALVDADWRALRLANGEAVPTLGALLATIGGRVPLFVEIKSDRHLPVALCRGTLAALRPYAGLAAIMSFDPRIVRWFGRHDPDRPRGLVMTEHPGRRAALRRRLALCYANPDFLAYDVRCLPSALVSGFRARGRPVLSWTVRTAEDRARAAAYADRPIWEAA, from the coding sequence ATGCGATCGTCGCGCTCGCGCGCTGACGGCCTGATCGCCCGCGATGTCGCCCATCGCGGTCTGCACGGGGGCGGCGTTCCGGAAAACAGCCTCGCCGCCGCCGAGGCCGCCATCGCCGGCGGCTTCGCGATCGAATGCGATGTGCGGCTGGGCGGCGATGCGACCGTGCTCGTCTTCCACGATGCCGATACCGGGCGGCTTTGCGGCCGCCCCGGCGCGCTCGTCGACGCCGACTGGCGCGCGCTCCGCCTGGCCAATGGCGAGGCCGTGCCGACGCTCGGCGCGCTGCTCGCCACCATCGGCGGCCGCGTGCCGCTGTTCGTCGAGATCAAGAGCGACCGCCACCTCCCCGTCGCGCTGTGCCGCGGCACCTTGGCCGCGCTGCGGCCCTATGCCGGGCTGGCCGCGATCATGAGCTTCGATCCGCGCATCGTCCGCTGGTTCGGCCGTCACGATCCCGATCGGCCGCGCGGTCTGGTGATGACCGAGCATCCCGGCCGCCGCGCGGCGCTGCGGCGGCGGCTTGCGCTTTGCTACGCCAATCCCGATTTCCTCGCCTATGACGTGCGTTGCCTGCCCTCCGCCCTGGTGTCCGGCTTTCGCGCGCGCGGCCGGCCCGTGCTGAGCTGGACGGTGCGCACCGCCGAGGACCGCGCCCGCGCCGCCGCCTATGCCGATCGTCCGATCTGGGAAGCGGCATGA
- a CDS encoding TMEM165/GDT1 family protein — protein sequence MDGLLPAFLLAALTQIGDRPERLVIALGQRYRRTGAALLGVALAAIALMALAGAGGAALAGSINHRGLRLIEGLALLLAAAGGLWRGKPAPPLDGWRLGATATAALSLFVLALGERAQLLVAAIAGASGQPVATAIGGSAGLVLGLAPGAALGARWARLAPLRAIRIGLAALLALAGAGLIVSALELI from the coding sequence ATGGATGGCCTGCTGCCCGCTTTTCTGCTCGCCGCGCTGACCCAGATCGGCGATCGACCCGAGCGGCTGGTGATCGCGCTCGGGCAGCGGTACCGGCGCACCGGCGCGGCGCTGCTGGGTGTCGCGCTCGCGGCGATCGCGCTGATGGCGCTCGCCGGCGCGGGCGGCGCGGCGCTGGCGGGGTCGATCAACCATCGCGGGCTGCGGCTGATCGAGGGGCTGGCGCTGCTGCTCGCGGCGGCGGGCGGCCTGTGGCGCGGCAAGCCCGCGCCGCCGCTGGACGGCTGGCGGCTGGGCGCCACCGCCACCGCCGCCCTGAGCCTGTTCGTGCTGGCGCTGGGCGAGCGCGCGCAGCTGCTCGTCGCGGCGATCGCGGGAGCGAGCGGCCAGCCGGTGGCGACGGCGATCGGCGGGAGCGCCGGCCTGGTGCTGGGCCTCGCCCCCGGCGCGGCGCTGGGCGCGCGCTGGGCACGGCTGGCGCCCTTGCGCGCGATCCGGATCGGCCTCGCCGCGCTGCTCGCGCTCGCCGGGGCCGGGCTGATCGTGAGCGCGCTCGAACTGATCTGA
- a CDS encoding Dps family protein, whose protein sequence is MADAPAPALDTPTDLQNRNTSTAADALNGVLADLYALYLKTKNFHWHMSGPHFRDYHLLLDDQAAQILGITDAVAERVRKTGNLTLRSIGDVSRRQSIRDNDAEFVEPLAMLQEVRDDNLALIKTFREARERCEEAGDTPTSSLIDEWIDQAEERAWFLFEAARKA, encoded by the coding sequence ATGGCCGATGCGCCAGCCCCCGCGCTCGACACCCCGACCGATTTGCAGAACCGCAACACCAGCACCGCCGCCGACGCGCTCAACGGCGTGCTCGCGGATCTGTACGCGCTGTATCTGAAGACCAAGAATTTCCACTGGCACATGTCGGGCCCGCATTTCCGGGACTATCACCTGCTGCTGGACGATCAGGCGGCGCAGATCCTCGGCATCACCGATGCGGTGGCCGAGCGGGTGCGCAAGACCGGCAATCTCACGCTGCGCTCGATCGGCGACGTCTCGCGCCGCCAGTCGATCCGCGACAATGACGCCGAGTTCGTCGAGCCGCTCGCCATGCTTCAGGAAGTGCGTGACGACAATCTCGCGCTGATCAAGACCTTCCGCGAGGCGCGCGAGCGCTGCGAGGAAGCCGGCGATACGCCCACCTCGTCGCTGATCGACGAGTGGATCGATCAGGCCGAGGAGCGCGCCTGGTTCCTGTTCGAGGCCGCGCGCAAGGCCTGA
- a CDS encoding DUF3572 domain-containing protein, whose translation MAASKTNYPDATVVALQALAWVLTEPSRADRLLALTGLDADDLRARATEPALLAAVLGFLAGHEPDLLACTEALSLPPEALIAAQSQLESR comes from the coding sequence TTGGCCGCGTCCAAGACAAACTATCCCGATGCCACAGTGGTTGCACTCCAGGCGCTCGCCTGGGTGCTGACCGAGCCCTCGCGCGCGGACCGGCTGCTCGCGCTCACCGGGCTCGACGCCGATGATCTGCGCGCCCGCGCCACCGAGCCCGCGCTGCTCGCGGCGGTGCTCGGCTTCCTCGCCGGCCATGAACCCGATCTGCTCGCCTGCACCGAGGCGCTCAGCCTGCCGCCCGAGGCCCTGATCGCGGCCCAGTCCCAGTTGGAGTCCCGGTAA
- a CDS encoding RidA family protein translates to MDIDARLAELGLTLPAPATPVAAYVPAVEAGGLLHVSGQLPFDADNRLLTGRLDSAADVARGEEAARRCALMLVAQIKMALGGSLDRVERIVKLGAFVASGPDFFDQPKVANGASELMVALFGEAGRHARAAVGVPALPLGASVEVDAIVALAR, encoded by the coding sequence ATGGATATCGATGCACGCCTGGCTGAGCTTGGCCTCACCCTTCCCGCCCCCGCCACGCCCGTCGCCGCCTATGTGCCGGCGGTGGAAGCGGGCGGCCTGCTCCATGTCTCGGGCCAGCTGCCCTTCGACGCCGACAATCGCCTGCTCACCGGCCGCCTCGATTCGGCGGCGGACGTGGCGCGCGGCGAGGAAGCGGCGCGGCGCTGCGCGCTGATGCTGGTCGCGCAGATCAAGATGGCGCTCGGCGGCTCGCTCGATCGCGTGGAGCGGATCGTCAAGCTCGGCGCCTTCGTCGCCTCCGGGCCGGACTTTTTCGATCAGCCCAAGGTCGCCAACGGCGCCTCCGAGCTGATGGTGGCCCTGTTCGGCGAGGCCGGGCGCCATGCGCGCGCGGCGGTGGGCGTGCCGGCGCTGCCGCTCGGCGCCTCGGTCGAGGTCGATGCGATCGTCGCGCTCGCGCGCTGA
- the rpmG gene encoding 50S ribosomal protein L33, whose amino-acid sequence MAKPTTVKIKLVSTADTGFFYVTKKNPRTKTEKLSFSKYDPVVRKHVEFKEAKIK is encoded by the coding sequence ATGGCCAAGCCGACCACCGTCAAGATCAAGCTCGTGTCGACCGCCGATACCGGTTTCTTCTACGTGACCAAGAAGAACCCCCGGACCAAGACGGAGAAGCTGAGCTTCAGCAAATATGATCCCGTCGTGCGCAAGCATGTCGAGTTCAAGGAAGCCAAGATCAAGTAA
- a CDS encoding GNAT family N-acetyltransferase: protein MSAAIARVEKGVAAIDPAAWDACAGTANPFVSHAFFAALEESGSATARAGWQPVPILVEGDDGRPDGILPAFAKSHSQGEYVFDHSWADAWTRAGGAYYPKLQIAVPFTPVPGPRLLLRDPAAAPALIAAAEALVAEHDLSSAHATFLAPDQVALFREAGWLIRTGSQFHWHNQGYADFEAFLAALASRKRKAIRKERAAARAGLEFRAVPGAEIGRAEWDAFWAFYQDTGSRKWGRPYLTRAFFPLLSAKMPDKVLLFLAYRNGRPIAGALNLIGADALYGRYWGCTEEVPFLHFELCYYQAIEAAIARGLARVEAGAQGEHKLARGYAPVPTFSAHHIPHPGFRAAVEDFLVRETEMVAQDMDALAALTPFRKEGE from the coding sequence ATGAGCGCGGCGATAGCGCGGGTGGAAAAGGGTGTGGCGGCGATCGATCCCGCCGCCTGGGATGCCTGTGCCGGCACCGCCAATCCCTTTGTGAGCCACGCCTTCTTCGCCGCGCTCGAAGAATCGGGCAGCGCCACCGCGCGCGCCGGCTGGCAGCCCGTGCCGATCCTCGTGGAGGGTGACGACGGCCGGCCCGATGGGATCCTCCCCGCCTTCGCCAAGAGCCACAGCCAGGGCGAATATGTGTTCGACCATAGCTGGGCCGATGCCTGGACGCGCGCGGGCGGCGCCTATTATCCCAAGCTCCAGATCGCCGTGCCCTTCACCCCGGTGCCGGGGCCGCGCCTGTTGCTGCGCGATCCGGCCGCCGCGCCGGCGCTGATCGCCGCCGCCGAAGCGCTGGTGGCCGAGCATGATCTTTCCTCGGCGCATGCCACGTTCCTCGCGCCGGACCAGGTTGCGCTGTTCCGCGAGGCCGGCTGGCTGATTCGCACCGGCAGCCAGTTCCACTGGCACAATCAGGGCTATGCGGATTTCGAGGCGTTTCTCGCCGCGCTCGCCTCGCGCAAGCGCAAGGCGATCCGCAAGGAACGCGCCGCCGCCCGGGCGGGGCTGGAATTCCGCGCGGTGCCGGGCGCCGAGATCGGCCGCGCCGAGTGGGACGCCTTCTGGGCCTTCTACCAGGATACCGGCAGCCGCAAATGGGGCCGGCCCTATCTCACCCGCGCCTTCTTCCCGCTGCTGAGCGCGAAGATGCCGGACAAGGTGCTGCTCTTCCTGGCCTATCGCAACGGCCGCCCGATCGCCGGCGCGCTGAACCTGATCGGCGCGGACGCGCTCTACGGCCGCTATTGGGGCTGTACCGAGGAGGTGCCCTTCCTCCATTTCGAGCTTTGCTATTATCAGGCGATCGAAGCCGCGATCGCCCGCGGGCTGGCGCGGGTGGAAGCCGGCGCGCAGGGCGAGCACAAGCTGGCGCGGGGCTATGCGCCGGTGCCCACCTTTTCGGCCCATCATATCCCGCATCCGGGCTTCAGGGCCGCGGTCGAGGATTTCCTCGTCCGCGAGACCGAGATGGTCGCGCAGGACATGGATGCGCTCGCCGCCCTCACCCCCTTCCGCAAGGAAGGGGAATAG